The genomic window AAGTTGCACTCGGGCGCATGATGGCATCAAGCTTAGCGGTGTCTGGCAGGTAGTACCCACCGATATCCACTGGCGCACCTTGCACTGCAGCGAGCTCGGCCACAATGGTTTGCTCTTTGGCAGCCAACTCTTTGGCCAATGGTGCAAACTGAGACGCCAATTGAGCGTCTTCTGTCTGGGCTGCAAGCGCTTCGGCCCAGTACAAGGACAGGTAAAACTGGCTGCCACGGTTGTCGAGCTGACCTGTTTTTGGAGATGGGTTTTTGTTGTTATCCAACAATTTTCCGGTCGCCGCATCCAATGTCTTCGCCAACACCTTGGCCTTGGCATTGCCGGTCTTCAGGCCCAAGTCCTCCAACGACACGGCCAAAGCGAGGAACTCGCCCAACGAATCCCAACGCAAGTGGTTCTCCTCCACCAGCTGTTGGACGTGCTTCGGGGCAGAGCCGCCGGCACCGGTTTCGTACATGCCACCACCGGCCATCAAAGGCACAATGGACAGCATCTTGGCAGAGGTGCCGAGTTCCATGATCGGGAACAAGTCCGTCAGGTAGTCGCGCAGGATGTTGCCCGTAGCGCTAATCGTGTCTTGACCGCGAATCACGCGCTCCAAGGTGTAGCGCATGGCGCGCACCTGGCTCATGATCTGGATATCCAAGCCTGTGGTGTCATGCTCGTGCAAGTACATTTTGACTTTGGTGATCAGCTGCGCCTCGTGGGGGCGATAAGCGTCGAGCCAGAACACAACTGGCATTCCAGAGTTGCGGGCGCGGTTAACTGCCAGCTTCACCCAATCGCGAATCGCGGCATCCTTGACCTGGCACATGCGCCAGATGTCACCCGCTTCCACATTCTGGCTCAACAGCACTTCACCTGTGGCCAAGTCAGTAATGTTCGCAACGCCGTCTTCGGAAATTTCGAAGGTCTTGTCGTGCGATCCGTATTCCTCGGCCTGCTGAGCCATCAAACCCACGTTGGGCACGGTGCCCATGGTCTTGGGGTCAAAGTTGCCGTGCCATTTGCAGAAGTTGATCATCTCCTGGTAAATGCGGGCAAAAGTGGACTCAGGCATCACCGCCTTCACGTCTTTCAAACGGCCGTTGGCATCCCACATCTTGCCGCCGTTACGGATCATGGCGGGCATGGACGCATCCACAATGATGTCGTTGGGTGAGTGGAAATTGGTAATCCCCTTGGCGGAATCCACCATGGCCAGCTCAGGGCGGTGCTCATGGCAGGCGTGCAGGTCACGCTTGATCTCGTCTTGTTTGGACTGGGGCAATGTCGCGATCTTGCCGTACAGATCAGCCATGCCGTTGTTCACGTTGACGCCCAATTCCTTGAACAATGCACCGTGCTTTGCAAACGCGTCTTTGTAGAAAATTTTGACGCAGTGACCGAACACGATAGGGTGCGACACCTTCATCATGGTGGCCTTGACGTGCAGGGAGAACATCACACCCGTTTTGCGAGCGTCTTCAATTTCCTTCTCGTAGAACTCCAGCAAGGCCTTTTTGCTCATGAACATGCTGTCGATCACTTCGCGGTCGAGCAAAGAAACCTTGGGCTTGAGCACCAGCGTCTGGCCGCTCTTGGTGATCAACTCCATCTTGACATCACGCGCACGGTCCAATGTGATGGACTTTTCGCCATGGTAGAAGTCGCCGGCATGCATGTGAGACACATGTGAGCGAGAGGCTTGGCTCCACTCAGCCATGCTGTGCGGGTTCTTGCGGGCGTATTCCTTCACCGCCTTGGGTGCACGACGATCCGAGTTGCCTTCGCGCAAAACCGGGTTGACCGCGCTACCTGTGCACTTGGAGTAACGGACGCGAATCGCCTTCTCTTCGTCAGTTTTGGGAGTCTCGGGGTAGTCAGGGATCGCGTAGCCTTTGCTCTGCAGCTCTTTGATACAGGCGACCAGCTGGCCTACCGAGGCGCTGATGTTGGGTAGCTTGATGATGTTGGCGTCCGCTTGAAGCGTCTTTTTACCCAGTTCAGCCAAGGTATTGGGGACCTTTTGGTCTTCTGTGAGGAAGTCAGAAAACTCGCCCAAAACACGCGCAGCCACCGAAATATCCGACTCCACTACGTTGATGCCTGCAGGCGCAGTGAATGTGCGGATCAAAGGCAGGAACGAAGCAGTGGCCAAACGGGGGGCTTCGTCGGTCAGTGTGTAAATAATCGTCGGTTGCTGGGTACTCATCGCTTATCTCCAAAAATGAGGTGTTGTTGACGCAGAACTGTTTCACGCACAGGCAGCGGTCTCCGGATAGTGCGTAATTGTGCTTTCAGTGGTCTGACCCGAAATGCATTTTTCGCAATGCATTACCGCAATATGAAATTTAAAACCACTTCAAGGAAATATTTTTATAGGTGCAGTGCAGCAAACGCATAAAAAAAGGCCCGGAGGTTGCCCGCCGAGCCTTTTTATTGCACCAAAACTCAGGCGAAGTTCGCTGCAGCGAAATCCCAGTTCACCAATTTATCGAGGAAGGTTTCCACGAACTTGGGGCGCATGTTGCGGTAGTCGATGTAGTACGCGTGCTCCCACACGTCCACGGTCAACAAAGCCTTGTCAGCGGTTGTCAAAGGGGTACCTGCAGCGCCGGTGTTGACGATGTCGACGGAACCGTCAGCCTTCTTGACCAACCATGTCCATCCGGAACCAAAGTTGCCGACTGCCGACTTGACGAAGGCTTCCTTGAAGGCCGCGTAAGAACCCCATTTCGCATTGATGGCATCAGCCAAAGCACCAGTCGGCTCGCCGCCGCCTTGTGGCTTCATGCAGTTCCAGAAAAAGGTGTGGTTCCAGATCTGGGCTGCGTTGTTGTACACCCCACCGCTAGACTTTTTGATGATTTCTTCGAGCGTCATGCTCTCGAACTCTGTGCCCTTTTGCAGGTTGTTCAGGTTCACCACATAAGCGTTGTGATGCTTGCCATGGTGAAACTCCAGAGTTTCCTGGGAGTATGCAGGGGCCAATGCATCAATGGCGTAGGGCAGCGCGGGCAGGGTATGTTCCATGAGATCCTCGTAGTGGGTGGGTTGTTAACAAAACTTATTGTAGAAACTAATTTTCGTGGACTGCGTGTACGGCCATATCAACCGTACCGTCTGCGAGGGTGGCCGTAATCACATCCCCGGGCCCGGCTTGTCGAACCGAGATCACCGTGGCGCCTTGGGCATCCGCAAGCCAAGCGTAGCCCCGTTGCAGCACCAAAGTGGGGTCAAGTAGCCGAAGTCTCAGGGCGGATTGATCCAAGCGCTCATGCGCTTGCCGCCCCAAGGTGTGAACCCCATCTGAAAATTTAAGCGCCGATGCCTCGTGCTGGCGGCGGGCCTCCAGCAAGTGGGCTTGTTGAGCCACCTGGAGCTGATGCGCAACCTGATGCAGCCGCAGTGAGTGCCCGACCACCACCCCAGATGGGCGACCAGCTCTGGTGGCAACGCGGTCCAAGCGCTGCGCCTGGGTATCCAACTGACGCTGGACAGCGGCACTCAAACGCTCTTGCATCAAATCGATAGCAGCCAAGCAGGTTGTAGTGGTTGTCGCTACCAATTCAGCAGCGGCGGTAGGCGTCGGGGCGCGAACATCCGCCACAAAATCTGCAATCGTGAAGTCGGTCTCATGCCCGACGCCAGACACTACCGGAATCGGCGACTCACTCAACGCAATGGCCAGTGCCTCGTCATTGAATGCCCACAGGTCCTCCATAGAACCGCCGCCGCGCACCAACAAAATCACATCCAAGGGGGTGCCTGCGCCATCCATGTCAGCGGAGCGGGCCAACAAGGCTTGCAAAGCGCGGATGAGCTCGGCCGGCGCATTACCACCCTGTACCGAAGCAGGAGCCAGCACCACTGGAATGTGCGGCACACGGCGGCGCAGCGCAGTGGCAACATCATGCAGTGCAGCCGCCCCCAAAGACGTAATCAGGCCTATTCCGCGGGGCATCAGGGGAAGCGCTCTTTTGCGCTCCTGCGCAAAGAGGCCGCGGGATTCAAGCCGATTTTTGAGACGAACAAACTCTTCAAATAGATTGCCCTGCCCTTGCTTGCGCATGCTCTCCACAATCAGCTGCAGATCTCCGCGCGGGCCATAAATATCCAAGCGCCCCGACACCTCCACCAACTCGCCGTCACGGGGAGCAAAGTCCAGCTGAGAGGCCGCGCGCTTAAACATGGCACACCGGATCTGGGCATCTTGGTCTTTGAGCGAAAAGTAACAATGGCCGCTAGCAGCCTTGGAAAAGCCAGACAGCTCGCCAGTCACCCGCACGGGGTTGAAACGGGCATTCAGGGTGTCTGCCAGCGCACGGCAGAGCGCGTCTACCCGCCAGACGCGGGGCGCTGCCTCGTCATGGTTGATCATGGGGCTGTCCGGCTTGCAATGCTGCAAACACTGCCAAAAATTGCGGGGAAATCATGCGGTTTCAAATCCTTTGGGGCGGAGTATGCCTCTTGCAAACGCCCCACGCGGGGCTAACGGTTTGAAACGATTCCAGAGACGCCCGCGCGCCACTGGGTAACCGGCAGTGGGCCATAATCCCCCAGCTTTTTAACTGCGCGGAGATCTGCATTTGTTTTCCATCATCCAAGCCGCCGGCTGGCCCATCTGGCCCCTGATTGCATGCTCCATTGTGGCTCTGGCCATTGTTATTGAGCGGTTTATCAGCCTCAAGACCGCCAAAGTGGCGCCACCCCGCCTGCTGGATGAAGTCTTGAGCGTGACCAAAAGCACGGTCCCCGGCCCCGATGTGGTTGCGCAGCTCGAAAAGAACTCTGCGCTGGGGCAGGTTTTGGCCTCCGGACTGCGTGCTGTGAACGCAAACCCGCATTGCACCGAAGATGATCTTCGCGCCACGATGGAAGGCAGCGGTCGCCTGGTTGCCCAACGGCTCGAACAATACTTAAGCGCATTGGGCACCATCGCCTCAGCCGCGCCCATGTTGGGCTTGTTTGGCACCGTGGTCGGCATGATTGAAATCTTTGGCTCCCAAGCCCCCGGCAGCACAGGCGGAGGCAACCCGGCACAACTGGCCCACGGCATCTCTATTGCGCTGTACAACACGGCCTTCGGCTTGGTGGTCGCCATCCCCGCTTTGATTTTTTGGCGCTACTTCCGGGGCCGGGTCGACGCCTATCTGCTGACACTAGAGCTGAGCTCTGAGCATCTGGTGCGCCACCTCAAAGCACTGCGCAAGTGAAGAAGGACGCATCCATGAACTTCCGGCGCCGCCATCAGGAAGAGCCTGAGATCAACCTGATCCCCTTCATTGACGTGTTGTTGGTGATCCTTATTTTCTTGATGTTGTCGACCACCTACAGCAAGTTCACCGAGCTCCAACTCAAGCTGCCGGTCGCGGATGCGGATGCGCAGCGCGATTACCCCAAAGAACTGATCGTAGCGGTCAGCGCAGATGGCGCCTACAGCATCAACAAACAGGTGGTAGCAGGCCGCAGCACAGAGGCCCTCTCCATGGCCCTCATCGAGAATGCAAAGGCGGGCAAAGACACCGTCATCATCATCAGTGCAGATGCAAGTGCACGGCACCAAGCCGTGGTGACTGTCATGGAAGCCGCCCGCCGCTCGGGAATGAATCAAATCACCTTCGCGACCCAGTCCTCCGGAAACGGTGGCAAATAAACCATGCTGCCCGCAGTCCAGGCGGCCATCACCCGGGCCTGGGTTTCCGGTGGATGGGTGCGTGGGGCCCTGACCCCTATCTCCCTGATTTATGGCGCTCTCACGGGCCTGCAACGCGCCGCCTACCGCGCAGGACTGCTCCAGAGCAGCGCGCTGCCCGTCCCGGTGATCGTGGTGGGTAACGTGATTGTGGGTGGCGCAGGCAAAACCCCCACCGTGCTCGGAGTGGTAGCCCACCTGCTGGCGCAAGGGCACCGGCCCGGCATTGTTTCGCGGGGCTATGGCGGAAGCCATCAGGAGCCAACGCCTGTCACCCAAGACAGCCCGGCCGCGCTCGTGGGCGACGAGCCTTTGCTGATGCACCGCAAAAGCGGCGTGCCAGTGGTGGTGGGCCGCGATCGCGTGGCGGCCGGGCGCCGCTTGCTCGACCTGTACCCCGGCACAACCCACATCGTGTGTGACGACGGATTGCAGCATTACCGCCTGCGCCGGGATATCGAGATCTGCGTATTTGATGCCCGCGGCCTCGGAAACGGTGGCCTGTTGCCAGCGGGCCCGCTACGCCAAGCCTGGCCACGCGCGCTGGTAGCTACTGCAGGTCAAGCCGAGAGCCGGACATTGACGCTCCATACCGGCACCAACACCCTGCCGGGTTTTTTGGCCCAGCGGTCTTTGGCGACCACGGCCATCAACGCCGCCGGGCAGACAATGCCCCTGACTACGCTACAGCACAGTCAGCTGCCGTTGCATGCGGTGGCAGGCATTGCACAACCCGAGATTTTTTTCAGCATGCTGCGCGCCCAAGGGCTCACGCTGGCAAGTACCGACGCTCTGCCGGATCACTATGATTTTCATAGCTGCTCGCGCAATGAATACGGGGGTAAAGTGCTTATTTGCACAGAAAAAGACGCCACCAAACTCTGGCAGCACTGGCCGGACGCATGGTCAGTCCCGCTGATTCAAACCCTGCCTCCTGATTTTCTGGCTGCGCTGGACACAGCGCTCCAAGACATGACCCACGCCTCGGTATCATTCCCCCATGGACACACGACTCATTGAACTACTGGTTTGCCCCGTCACCAAAGGGCCCCTCGAATTCGACCGCGATAAGCAAGAGCTGATTTCCCGGAGCGCTCGCCTTGCCTACCCCGTGCGGGACGGCATTCCGGTGTTGCTGGAGAACGAAGCTCGGGTATTGAGCGACGCAGAACTGGAGGGGTGATATGGTCTACACAGTGCTGATCCCGGCGCGTCTGGCTTCCACCCGTCTGCCCAACAAACCCTTGGTAGACATCGGCGGGCTACCGATGGTGGTCCGCGTTGCGGAAAGGGTAAAGGCCGGGTTATCGGCCGACGTGCGCGTGGTCGTTGCGGCTGACGACGCCAGCATCCTGAGTGCCTGCCAAGCGCATGGCATAGAGTGCCTGCTCACCCGAGTGGACCACCCCTCGGGCAGTGACCGTCTCGCAGAAGCCTGCAGCCTCTTGGGTCTGGCGGATGACGATATTGTGGTCAATGTGCAAGGAGATGAGCCCCTGATTGACACCTCGCTGGTGTCTGCGGTTGCGAGCCTGCTGGAAACCCACCCAGTTGCCACGATGGGCACCGCCGCACATCCCATCCAAGAAGTGGCGGACTTTACGAACCCCAATGTGGTCAAAGTGGTCACCGATGCCGCCGGATTGGCAATGTACTTCAGCCGCGCACCTATCGCCTGGTGGCGGGATGGATTTGCCCAAGGCATCCACACATTGCCCGACCCGGCGCCGCTGCGCCACGTCGGAATCTACTCTTACCGGGTAGGCTTCTTGCGGACCTTCCCTTCCCTGCCGCAAGCCCCCATAGAGGTCACCGAGGCCCTGGAGCAGCTCCGCGCCATGTGGCATGGTCACCGCATCGCGGTGCATGTCAGCCAGACAGCGCCAGGCCCCGGTGTTGACACCCCGGAAGACCTTGAACGCGTGAGACGCATCATCCTCGCCAACTGACCGCCTGATACTGTGGCGCGCTGTAAGTTCCGCACCGGTTAGGGCGTGATATTCTCCAAGGCTAATCGCCCGTCCATAAAAAGCGCGCTGAAGCAAGCGCCCACGGAGACGCGCTGGCTTTTCTTTCAATCCGAGGTATTCATGAGACTGATTCTGTTGGGCGCACCAGGCGCTGGTAAAGGTACGCAAGCGACTTTCATCTGCCAAAAGTACGGAATTCCCCAAATTTCCACCGGCGACATGCTGCGTGCTGCCGTGAAGGCCGGCACACCCTTGGGCCTGCAAGCCCAAGCGGTCATGGCATCCGGCGGACTGGTCAGCGACGAGCTCATCATCAACCTGGTGAAAGAGCGCCTGACCCAGCCCGATTGCGCCAACGGCTTCTTGTTTGACGGATTCCCACGGACCATCCCCCAGGCAGATGCCATGAAGGCCGCGGGCGTTGCTTTGGACTATGTGGTGGAGATCGACGTACCGTTCGAGGCCATCATTGAGCGCATGAGCGGTCGCCGCTCGCACCCCGCCTCCGGACGCACCTACCACGTGAAGTTCAATCCGCCCAAAGCCGAAGGCCAGGACGATGTCACCGGCGAGCCCCTGATCCAACGGGACGATGACAAGGAAGAAACAGTCAAAAAGCGCCTGGAGGTCTACAGCGCCCAAACCCGTCCACTGGTGGAGTACTACTCAACCTGGGCGCAGAACGAGCCCGCTACCGCGCCCCGCTACCGTGCCATCAGCGGAATGGGCGATGTGTCCGACATCACCTCACGGGTGCTGGAAGCATTGTCCAAATAAGGGCCGCAAACCTCACGAAAAAGCCGCTTCAGCGGCTTTTTTTACGCCAGTAAGTCGCACATTAATTGCACGCGCGCCTTCACCGCAGAGAGCCCTGGGTAGACGCGCAAGCCAGTGCCCGGCGCTTCGCTGCGCACCACGCCCCCCCTCGCACATCGACTGGCTAGCACAACCTGCACGCCTAAACCTGCAGCGCGCACCAGAGCGGCCTGTAGGGCCTCGTTCACGGTTCCGTTACCAGTTCCCGCCACCACCAAGCCTGCCAAGGGCACTGGATCGCTGTCACGGGCATTCAGCACCGCTTGGATCACGTGCGCGCCGGCACCTGCGTAGTTCATCACCACCTCCACTCGGGGGGGAGTGGCATCAACCCACTCAGGCAAACGCTGAGCCAGCATGCTGGACGAAGTATCAGACGCGAAAGTCCAACGTACGGCGCCCTCCTCCACCCATCCCAGGGGACCTGCATCGCCTGAATCAAAGGCATCGACGCGGTAGGTGTGCGCTTTTTGTACGTGTTGGGCCGCATGCACAGCTCCCGCACACACGACCATCACCCCCCTGGCCGCGGGATGAAGGGCGACAGACACCGCATCCAAGACGTTCTGCGGCCCATCGGGTGTCAAGGCGCTGGCCGGGCGCATGGCACACGTCAGCACCACGGGCTTGCCATTAAGGCAATTGGCCAGCGCGAGTTGCAAAAAGTACGCCGTCTCCTCGATCGTATCGGTGCCATGGGTAATGACAATGCCCGCCACCTCTTCGTCTTGAAGGTTGCGATGGCAAGCATGGACCAGTGATTGCCAAACACTCCAGTCCATATCCTTGCTATCGACTTGCGCAATCTGTTCGCTGCCCAACGCGGCCCCTTGGAGTCGCTCAGGCATACCGGCAATCGCAGCCAAGATATCTGCCACAGGAACCTCACCGGCGCGGTACCCCACGTTATCGGCCGCATTGCCGGCCCGCCCTGCAATCGTTCCACCTGTTCCCAAAAAAACGACTCGCTTTGTTGCCATTTCCACTGCCCTTGCCAAATTCAAAAAACTGGTTGAAAATACAGTTACTGGATAAGAAAACAGTGTGTATGCACACACAGCCTCTACAGTTACCAAGGAGTCAGTATGCTCGAAAGTCCTAAACTCACAGCCCGGCAACAACAGATTTTTGATCTGATTCAAAGTGCCATTGCGCGTACAGGCGCGCCACCCACACGGGCAGAAATCGCCAGTGAATTGGGCTTCAAGTCTGCCAACGCAGCGGAAGAGCATCTGCAAGCCTTGGCCCGCAAAGGGGTGATCGAGCTGGTGAGCGGCACCTCCCGCGGGATTCGCCTCAAAAGCGACGCCCTACGGTCTATCCAAGAGTCACGCATCAAGCAGTTCTCTCTCCCCTTACCTGGTCTGACCCAGCTAGCCCTGCCCTTGGTCGGGCGCGTTGCCGCAGGCTCACCGATCCTGGCGCAGGAACACGTGGACCAAACCTATTACGTAGAAAACAGCCTCTTTCAGCGGCAACCGGATTACTTGCTGAAAGTGCGCGGTATGTCGATGCGCGATGCCGGCATCATGGATGGGGACCTACTGGCGGTCCAGGCGACCAAAGATGCAAAAAATGGTCAGATCATCGTGGCCCGCTTGGGCGAAGAAGTCACCGTCAAGCGCTTTCGCCGCAACAAGCACCTGATCGAGTTGCATGCAGAGAACCCGGATTACCAGACCATCGTGGTGGAGCCTGGTGAGCCTTTCGAAGTCGAAGGTCTTGCCGTTGGCCTGATTCGTAACACGATGTTGATGTGAACAGGAGCACCGTATGACCATTAGCACGCTTGCACTCAGTCTCCTGAGCCAATGGGCTCCGAATCACTGGTTTTCTGCCCCTTCCACGTCACACTGCATTACCCGCACAAGACGCCCCTTCGCGGCGTCATCCAAGGTTGCCAACGCTATCAATTCGATAGCATCCACCGCAACCGTAGCGTGCGCCAGGGCCCCAAAACCAGTACAAACCAGACCATTGCGGATCGTGCGATTGGTCGAGCAAGGTCAACCAACAGCGCACGTCGGAAGAATGGTGATTTCGGGACGCATGGCAGACGTGTGCGCCGAACTAGATCGGCTTGCAGCCGCTGAAGCTCCATAGATTACACGTTCAGCCGAGCGACTTGGTGGCGTGTCAACAAGGCACAATGTTGGGTATGAACATTGTGATTCTTGACGATTACCAAGATGCGGTTCGCAAATTGGATTGCGCTGCCAAGCTGGATGCCTATCAAGCAAAGGTTTACACCAACACCGTCAAAGGAATTGGCCAGCTCTCAGTACGCCTCAAGGATGCGGATGTCATTGTTCTGGTGAGAGAACGCACCCAGATCACGCGTGCCCTGGTGGAGAAACTGCCTAGGCTGAAGCTCATTGCCCAAACGGGCCGCGTAGGCGCGCACATCGATGTCCAAGCTTGCACTGAGAGAGGCATCGCTGTATGCGAGGGTTTAGGCTCGCCCGTTGCCCCTGCCGAGTTGACTTGGGCCTTGATCATGGCCTCGATGCGGCGCCTGCCTCAGTACATCGGTAACCTCAAACATGGCGCGTGGCAACAATCGGGGCTCAAGGCCGGATCGATGCCGCCGAACTTTGGGCTCGGAAACGTATTGCGCGGCAAGACCTTGGGAATTTGGGGCTACGGGCGAATCGGCCAACTGGTCGCCGACTTCGGCAAAGCGTTTGGAATGCAAGTGAGCGTCTGGGGAAGCCAAGAGTCTCGAGACAAGGCTGTTCAAAATGGTTACGCAGCTGCACCAGATAAAGAGTCGTTCTTTGCCAGCAGCGACGTCTTGTCTATTCACCTCCGGCTATCTGATGCGACTCGGAACATCGTCACAGCGTCAGACTTGGCGAACATGAAACCCACCGCACTGTTTGTGAACACCTCAAGGGCTGAGCTGATTGAAACTGATGCGCTCATTGGTGCGCTGAATCGAGGACGTCCCGGCCTGGCGGCGGTCGATGTTTTTGAAGCGGAACCCATTCTTCAGGGCCACGCCTTGCTTCGTCTGGAAAACTGCATCTGTACCCCCCACATCGGGTATGTGGAGCAAGACAGCTACGAAATGTATTTCAGTGCGGCTTTTGACAATGTCATCAACTACATCAAAGGCACACCCAGCAATATCGTCAACCCGGGCGCCCTTCAAGTCCGACGCTAGATACCACCCCTCACGACCGGGAGAGGGAAATCACAGACTGGTTTTTTTACTGTCCAGCGGAGGCAGATCAAAGTCGATCAAGTTGTCGACCTCTGAAGGAGCTGCCTTCTGAGAGTCTTCTGTGATGTCGAGCTCGAAATCTACAGAGTTGCCCGATTGATACGCCGAGGGGATGCCGGAAGAAACGGGGCCCGGGCCCGTGGGGACTTCGAACGCATTTTCGGACGACAACCTGTTCGCGCTGAATGACAGTGGAGCGCCATCCAGCGCATGCACCAAGCGATTGCAGACAGCATGCAAGAGCAATAGTTCTTTGAAGGCTTCCAGCTCAAACCGCATATCAGACTTTGAACCAGACGTGCGTACGAGGTAAGACTCGATGAGGGACAGTGCCTCTTTCGACGGCCAGAGCTTTACAAGCTGATCACAAATTTCCGGGAAATTTTCTAAACTGCCTTCGCCCTGATTAAATGACTGGTACTCGGGCACATAGCCTGTAAACACCGCATTGAATTCCCGCCGATAGTGATCGAACTTGTCCTTGCGGCTCAAGGTGTGGAATATTTTCAGCAGGTCGATATGAACCATGGGGTTCAGCCCAATGGAGTCATTGACGTGCCCCTCCAACAGGGAGATGGCCTCCTCATACTGCCCCAGAGCCATGAAAAACTCCGCCTGCTGACGAACATCGATCATTTCATGGCTGTTCACCGCCCGGAGACTGGACGGCATACTGACCGAGAAATCACGAGAATCCGCATAAGCAGATGTTTGGTCTTTCTGACCATAAGAACTCACAGGCTCGCTGGAGGCAGAGGGGTGAGCCCCAATGTCTAGATCAATATCGACGCTGCTGACAGCGCCCTGAGATGCCTGGCCTTCGCTCTTTGGCAAATTGGACTCGGCACGCTCTTGTTCCGACAAGGATTGCAGGAAGGACGGGGACACCTCCACCGTTTCTGGAATAACCTCAGTCGTACCGCTGCCGCTCCACCATGCACTACCGGCGTTCGCTCGCTGTGCCTGCCGGCGGAAAAACCATCCTCCCCCTGCCAACAAAAGAAGCAACAGGCCAGAGAGTCCAATCACCACCGGGTTAGTGTATTTTTCACTCTCGGCTCGCTCGATTCGCATCACCAAATCTTGCATCTGTTTTTGGTTTTCCCCAGATGCGTTGCGCAGACTGAGAATGTCAGCCTCCATGCTTTTCAAGCGCGCCGCGTCCTTCAGGATATCTTCAGGCGTCAGATTTAGGGCGCGCCACAGAGCCACCGCCTCACCCCGCTTTTGGGCATCTTCAGTGGATGTGCTTAATAGCTCCTGCGAAGAGACGAGCACGGGATCACGCTCCACCGTGAGATCCAAGGGTGCTAATTTCAATCGCGGTTTGCTCTTTACAACAGGAGGCTCGAACACCTGTTTGGCTCGAACAGACGGCGACGTTCGTGGCGCCTTTGCAGGGCTTTCTGTCTTTTTTTCTCTGCTCGGAACTGATCTGACGCTATCCGCATCCGGGATGGAAGCGAGCGCTCCTGGTCGGTTTAAAGCGGGGGGGACAACCGGCGTCACTTGTGCAGCGACCACTTTGGCGGTGTCGCTCACTATGTCCGAGAGCAATACATAGCGGCGTGATGTCTTGGCGCTACATACTGAGCGCAAGTAGACCGTCACGACAGGCTCATCTACAGGCAAACGCGCCCCAATGCGCACCTGCCATGTGCGGCCCGCAGCAGGCTCCTCGGAGACCAGAGTTACCCTGCTTTGCTCAACCTTGTTTTCGCCATAGAAAACATCGGCCTCAAAGCAGACGTCGCTGACGTCTTCATCAGCGGCCGCCGAAACTGAAATTGACAAATTGAATGGCTGCGAAATCAGCGCTGTACCACTCGCGCGGCCCAACGTCAGAGCCTCGGAGCCCAGCGATGCCACAAGCAACATGGCGCCGAGCGCACAGCTTTTAATTTTGAAAACAGATTTCATTGTTACAAATGATTCTCGCACAAGTCATACAAACGACTGAGGCCCGCCCCCACCAGCTGAGTCGCCAGACACACAGGAGACAACCGCTCCTCCGGCTAGCGCAATGACAAACGACAATCTGATCCTCGGCATTCGCTCCCCTGCCCACTCAAGACACCTTATGGACGAACCCATTCTTACAATTGAAGAACGATCTGCCATCAAT from Rhodoferax potami includes these protein-coding regions:
- the kdsB gene encoding 3-deoxy-manno-octulosonate cytidylyltransferase, encoding MVYTVLIPARLASTRLPNKPLVDIGGLPMVVRVAERVKAGLSADVRVVVAADDASILSACQAHGIECLLTRVDHPSGSDRLAEACSLLGLADDDIVVNVQGDEPLIDTSLVSAVASLLETHPVATMGTAAHPIQEVADFTNPNVVKVVTDAAGLAMYFSRAPIAWWRDGFAQGIHTLPDPAPLRHVGIYSYRVGFLRTFPSLPQAPIEVTEALEQLRAMWHGHRIAVHVSQTAPGPGVDTPEDLERVRRIILAN
- the adk gene encoding adenylate kinase; this encodes MRLILLGAPGAGKGTQATFICQKYGIPQISTGDMLRAAVKAGTPLGLQAQAVMASGGLVSDELIINLVKERLTQPDCANGFLFDGFPRTIPQADAMKAAGVALDYVVEIDVPFEAIIERMSGRRSHPASGRTYHVKFNPPKAEGQDDVTGEPLIQRDDDKEETVKKRLEVYSAQTRPLVEYYSTWAQNEPATAPRYRAISGMGDVSDITSRVLEALSK
- a CDS encoding D-2-hydroxyacid dehydrogenase family protein, which codes for MNIVILDDYQDAVRKLDCAAKLDAYQAKVYTNTVKGIGQLSVRLKDADVIVLVRERTQITRALVEKLPRLKLIAQTGRVGAHIDVQACTERGIAVCEGLGSPVAPAELTWALIMASMRRLPQYIGNLKHGAWQQSGLKAGSMPPNFGLGNVLRGKTLGIWGYGRIGQLVADFGKAFGMQVSVWGSQESRDKAVQNGYAAAPDKESFFASSDVLSIHLRLSDATRNIVTASDLANMKPTALFVNTSRAELIETDALIGALNRGRPGLAAVDVFEAEPILQGHALLRLENCICTPHIGYVEQDSYEMYFSAAFDNVINYIKGTPSNIVNPGALQVRR
- a CDS encoding asparaginase, with the protein product MATKRVVFLGTGGTIAGRAGNAADNVGYRAGEVPVADILAAIAGMPERLQGAALGSEQIAQVDSKDMDWSVWQSLVHACHRNLQDEEVAGIVITHGTDTIEETAYFLQLALANCLNGKPVVLTCAMRPASALTPDGPQNVLDAVSVALHPAARGVMVVCAGAVHAAQHVQKAHTYRVDAFDSGDAGPLGWVEEGAVRWTFASDTSSSMLAQRLPEWVDATPPRVEVVMNYAGAGAHVIQAVLNARDSDPVPLAGLVVAGTGNGTVNEALQAALVRAAGLGVQVVLASRCARGGVVRSEAPGTGLRVYPGLSAVKARVQLMCDLLA
- the lexA gene encoding transcriptional repressor LexA; amino-acid sequence: MLESPKLTARQQQIFDLIQSAIARTGAPPTRAEIASELGFKSANAAEEHLQALARKGVIELVSGTSRGIRLKSDALRSIQESRIKQFSLPLPGLTQLALPLVGRVAAGSPILAQEHVDQTYYVENSLFQRQPDYLLKVRGMSMRDAGIMDGDLLAVQATKDAKNGQIIVARLGEEVTVKRFRRNKHLIELHAENPDYQTIVVEPGEPFEVEGLAVGLIRNTMLM
- a CDS encoding Trm112 family protein, translating into MDTRLIELLVCPVTKGPLEFDRDKQELISRSARLAYPVRDGIPVLLENEARVLSDAELEG
- the lpxK gene encoding tetraacyldisaccharide 4'-kinase, translated to MLPAVQAAITRAWVSGGWVRGALTPISLIYGALTGLQRAAYRAGLLQSSALPVPVIVVGNVIVGGAGKTPTVLGVVAHLLAQGHRPGIVSRGYGGSHQEPTPVTQDSPAALVGDEPLLMHRKSGVPVVVGRDRVAAGRRLLDLYPGTTHIVCDDGLQHYRLRRDIEICVFDARGLGNGGLLPAGPLRQAWPRALVATAGQAESRTLTLHTGTNTLPGFLAQRSLATTAINAAGQTMPLTTLQHSQLPLHAVAGIAQPEIFFSMLRAQGLTLASTDALPDHYDFHSCSRNEYGGKVLICTEKDATKLWQHWPDAWSVPLIQTLPPDFLAALDTALQDMTHASVSFPHGHTTH